The following proteins are co-located in the Dioscorea cayenensis subsp. rotundata cultivar TDr96_F1 unplaced genomic scaffold, TDr96_F1_v2_PseudoChromosome.rev07_lg8_w22 25.fasta BLBR01000651.1, whole genome shotgun sequence genome:
- the LOC120254831 gene encoding uncharacterized protein LOC120254831 translates to MADPRRTLSDFERPQFTGEEFSVQAPTIPANNFEIKASTMGMVQNSVQFDGLADEDPHAHFSRFLQICSTFKINSVSDDAIRLRLFPFSLRGEAYRWLTSLAPGSITTWKDMVEKFLARYFPPSKAARLRQEISSFRQGDTETLFEAHERFKDLLCMCPHHGFPAWMKVQMLCNGLNYTTRQLIDAAAGGSLSNKLAEEAETLIENMASNECHWSTRQKAPRAAGLYEVNETTALAAKVDALIKSVMDNNTLAAKVEALTKRFDQFMLGCGSSARAVMSCETCGAGHATTQCPILIASPAPTESVKYVSGEPRGPGNAFGNTYNPGWKNHPNFS, encoded by the coding sequence ATGGCCGATCCAAGGAGAACTTTATCCGATTTTGAGAGGCCACAATTTACCGGggaagaatttagtgtgcaagcaCCTACTATTCCGGccaataattttgagatcaaggcaagcacGATGGGAATGGTTCAAAACTCAGTACAGTTTGATGGGTTAGCTGATGAGGACCCACATGCTCATTTTTCTCGCTTCCTTCAAATTTGCTCAACCTTCAAGATCAACTCTGTATCTGATGATGCCATTAGGTTGAgattatttccattcagtttgagaggaGAGGCATACAGATGGCTCACTTCTTTAGCTCCTGGTTCCATCACCACATGGAAAGACATGGTGGAGAAGTTCCTTGCTAGATATTTCCCACCAAGTAAGGCAGCGAGACTGAGACAGGAGATTTCATCCTTCAGGCAAGGGGACACCGAGACATTGTTTGAGGCACATGAACGGTTTAAGGATCTTCTATGCATGTGTCCTCATCATGGATTCCCTGCATGGATGAAGGTGCAGATGCTTTGTAATGGGCTGAATTATACTACAAGGCAGCTCATCGATGCAGCAGCTGGTGGTTCTTTGAGCAACAAACTCGCCGAAGAAGCTGAGACATTAATCGAGAACATGGCTAGCAACGAATGTCATTGGAGCACCAGACAAAAGGCACCAAGGGCAGCAGGGCTGTACGAGGTGAATGAAACCACTGCTTTGGCTGCAAAAGTGGATGCTTTGATCAAGAGTGTCATGGATAACAATACATTGGCCGCAAAGGTTGAAGCTTTGACAAAGAGATTTGATCAGTTCATGTTGGGTTGTGGCTCAAGTGCTAGGGCAGTGATGTCATGTGAAACATGTGGTGCTGGGCATGCAACAACCCAGTGCCCCATTCTTATTGCTTCCCCTGCACCGACTGAGTCAGTAAAGTACGTCAGTGGAGAACCAAGGGGTCCGGGAAATGCTTTTGGCAACACTTACAACCCGGGGTGGAAGAACCATCCAAATTTCTCTTAG